The Nostoc sp. 'Peltigera membranacea cyanobiont' N6 genome contains the following window.
GCCAACCATATTTTTCGGTTCAATGGTCAAGGTAGCAATGCGCTTTTGTAATTCCAGTCCATCTTTCTGTAGCTTTTCGGCAAAAGGTTTCATCCCTTTTGTCGTTTTGTCCTGGAATAAAGCTTTCTCTATGCGATGGTATCCAGTGAATTGCGGGTCAGCCTCTTTTTTTGCAAAGTCATCGGCACGGGAATCCATCGTTTTATCGAGGTCGGAGAATAATTCAGCTATCGGTTCTGCACGTTCCCAGTGAACATGGGTAGAGGCATAAAGTTTCTGGGCTTTAGGAAGGTCGCCAGCAATCACGGCATCGGTGAAGGTCTTGTTGTCTGCCACCAGTTGGTCAACTTCTTTGGTGACGTAGACTTTATACTCTGCGATCGCACCTACTAATTTACCTCGATCTATAGTCCCTTTGGCTTGAGAATCTCCAACTCCTGCTTTGACAGTGATTTTCCCTTTGGGATTGCTGCGTAAACCGCAAGCCATATCATATTCACCTGGTTCTAGATTGGTTTTGAGTTTTTGAACGAAGCCAGGAGCAATATTTTCCCGTTCCTCAATGACTTTCACCCCAGACAAAATCTCCCACTCCAAAGGTTGGCTGCTTTTATTGGTAAGCACAAAGCTGTTTTGCCCAGATGCTACCGTCAGCTGATTGGGTTCGCAACCTTTATCTGTCACAGTCAAGGCAGTTTCGGCAGAATTGTTAGTAGAAGTATCGCTAGCTACTTTCGCTTCTGGAGAATTACTCCCGGAAGTATCATTTGATTTATTCGATTCACAGGCCGCTACTGTCAAGGCAATCAGACAGATAATTGTTGAGTGCTTTAAAAAATTTTTCATTGTTTTATTTCTCCTAAAAATTATTGAAGTACTAAGAATGTCTTGCTGTAGGCTTCTGTCCAGCGTTATCCCCCAAGAAGAACAGCAACATGGTAGGAATTAGATAACCACAATAGGCGATCGCCTCGCTCACCGTCGGGGCATCGTTATACCCAAAAAATCCCGCCAAAAGTGAACCTATAAACCCATTATTAGGAATTACTCCACTAGCATCAAATACCACTGTTTGCAGTAAATTCCACACCCCAGCTTCATGGAAAGCTCTCACCCCACTTGCTAAGAGTCCAGCAGCAACCAAGATAATAAAGGCTCCTGTCCATTTAAAAAATCGCCGCAGATTGATGCGAATACCACCTTGGTAAATACCTATACCTACGGCTACTGCTGCTGCATATCCAAATAATGCTCCCATTGGAGCTTGAATTCCCAAATTTTGCTGGAATGTTGCCAGTAGAAACACTACTGTTTCCAAACCTTCTCGCAGCACAGCAAAAAATGCCATTCCCACCAATGCTGTACCCCATTTATCCCCTGACTGAATGGCTGTTTCAATTTGAGACTGTAACTCGCCTTTCATAGAACGAGCCGCACGGCGCATCCAAAAAACCATCCAGGTGAGAACCGCAACTGCGACGATGGAAATTACTGCTGCAAATAATTCTTGTTCTTGTTGTGGAAAATCCTGGCTAGTTACTTGCAAAATAATTGCAGCTACTAGACAAAAAAAAGTCGCTAGTGCAATGCCAACCCACACTGACTTCATCAAATGGGTACGCCCAGTTTGCTTAAGATAACTAGCAATTATGCCCACGACAAGTGCAGCTTCAACGCCCTCTCGGAACATGATCAAGAAGGGAAAAAGCATGGATTACCTTATTAGTTATAATTACTATCAAATCATCATGAGAATAATAACTTACTTGAGAACATTTGTATACAACTGCAAGTTAAAAAATCTCTAAAATCCTGGAAGCATAAATTTCTCGTTGAATTTACAGCCTGTCAAACATTGCAGACTGTAAATTATGTCAATCTATAAAAGAATTCCTACAACCACGAACAACTATAGGAATCCTATTTGATTTATGAAAATTATTGAACCGCCTTCTCTGCGCGACGTTGCGCCTAGCTTGCTTCGACCTAGTAGTACGCGGTTGGTTTAATAAAGATGTCGTAGGTGTAATAAGCTAAACCACATCTAGTTTGCATATCTAAAATTTTTGTAACTCTTGTGGGGTGGGCATCTTGCCCGCCCTAATTATGCAATTTAAATGTGGAACAGCTTATACAGCAGTATTTCTTTGCATGAAGTACAAAGCTACGGGTTTCGAGGTAGAAGACAGGACATAGAAACTCTTTATATTTGATGCGTGAGTCCTGCATTTTGTACCTAACTTACCTGCAATCTGCTGTATATTAGCAGCAATGCCCATCCTATTAACTTGGCTTTCACCACTGCCCTGAATTATCTTCTTGTTGCAAACCTATCAACTGTCGCCGCTTCCAAGCATAGTGAAGAATATTAATTCCAAGTTCCTGGGCTGTACGAATGGTCAATCTGGGTAAATTCAAATCTCTATCCAGTCCCCAAGCTGTTGCTAAATCACCAATTACTAAAATAATTCCGCCACCAATTAACAATTTAATCTGCTGTTGATTAACCATTGGCAAGGCAGCAAACAAAAAAGGTTTTGTCCTTAAAGGATGACTCCGTTGCAATTCTTCTAAAGGTCTTAAAGGACTTTCTAGCTGTTGTGCTAATGCTTGAGTACTCTCAATTAAAGCATTAGCATTTGTTGGTGCATCGACAAGAAGCACACCACCTAAATTTAAATAATTTTTGAGGGACTCAAATTCAAGACTATTTAAAGAAATTGCCTGTCCACCTGTTAGATAAAGTAGGTCATAATCTTGAATATTTTCTCCTAAAGAAACCTGACCTGGTTCATCAGACCCTCGTAAACTGGGATACAGGGGTTCTACTGCTTGTAACAAATACGAAAGGCTGAAAAAATTACGCGCACAATCAGGATCGCTATGAGTTGCCTGTGCCATACACACAAGTGCTTGAGGACGCATTTGTGCCTGACGACGATAACGCAAATCAATATTGTTATATCCAGGAAAGAAAGCATCCGCAGGTTGGGTAATTTCAGTATTTCCTGGTTGCAGAAGTATGCGGCATATTTCTATTTCTGAACTGGCTGGTATGGAGTTTCTTTGGTCAATTCGATAGGTTTCTTGAACAATATCTCTTTGCTGTCCGCGCCGCAATTCATCAGGATCTACATAGCTAACTACTAAGTAGATCATGAGTGGTTCAGAACTTACTACTTCTATATCAATAGGAAAGTCATAAGAAGTCGGTACAACAATTAGATTACCGGCTAAATCAATTGCAATACCAGGTTGAATTTGTACCCAACGTCCATCTCGATATCTAGCTTCTACAAGGCTAGGGGCTGTCACATCTCGAACGCCTAAACCGCAAACAATTCCTGGTTGGTTTAAACTTTGATATTGAGCATTTTGCCGATTTCTGTGGTAATCATGGGCTGTGCGCCAGCGTTCTGCATTGATTAGTAATCCGTCTGCGGCTTGTAGGCGTTCAAGGGATTTGATTGGTG
Protein-coding sequences here:
- the efeO gene encoding iron uptake system protein EfeO; the encoded protein is MKNFLKHSTIICLIALTVAACESNKSNDTSGSNSPEAKVASDTSTNNSAETALTVTDKGCEPNQLTVASGQNSFVLTNKSSQPLEWEILSGVKVIEERENIAPGFVQKLKTNLEPGEYDMACGLRSNPKGKITVKAGVGDSQAKGTIDRGKLVGAIAEYKVYVTKEVDQLVADNKTFTDAVIAGDLPKAQKLYASTHVHWERAEPIAELFSDLDKTMDSRADDFAKKEADPQFTGYHRIEKALFQDKTTKGMKPFAEKLQKDGLELQKRIATLTIEPKNMVGGAAGLIEEVAATKISGEEDRYSHTDLWDFSANVEGSQKIVELLRPVIQKANPDLLARVDANFTKVNQGLAKYKTPDGGFATYDKVSETDKKDMKTAIAALSEDLSQLRGTLGVN
- the efeU gene encoding iron uptake transporter permease EfeU; this translates as MLFPFLIMFREGVEAALVVGIIASYLKQTGRTHLMKSVWVGIALATFFCLVAAIILQVTSQDFPQQEQELFAAVISIVAVAVLTWMVFWMRRAARSMKGELQSQIETAIQSGDKWGTALVGMAFFAVLREGLETVVFLLATFQQNLGIQAPMGALFGYAAAVAVGIGIYQGGIRINLRRFFKWTGAFIILVAAGLLASGVRAFHEAGVWNLLQTVVFDASGVIPNNGFIGSLLAGFFGYNDAPTVSEAIAYCGYLIPTMLLFFLGDNAGQKPTARHS
- a CDS encoding DUF4159 domain-containing protein yields the protein MSHPFPPPPIKSLERLQAADGLLINAERWRTAHDYHRNRQNAQYQSLNQPGIVCGLGVRDVTAPSLVEARYRDGRWVQIQPGIAIDLAGNLIVVPTSYDFPIDIEVVSSEPLMIYLVVSYVDPDELRRGQQRDIVQETYRIDQRNSIPASSEIEICRILLQPGNTEITQPADAFFPGYNNIDLRYRRQAQMRPQALVCMAQATHSDPDCARNFFSLSYLLQAVEPLYPSLRGSDEPGQVSLGENIQDYDLLYLTGGQAISLNSLEFESLKNYLNLGGVLLVDAPTNANALIESTQALAQQLESPLRPLEELQRSHPLRTKPFLFAALPMVNQQQIKLLIGGGIILVIGDLATAWGLDRDLNLPRLTIRTAQELGINILHYAWKRRQLIGLQQEDNSGQW